The genomic segment TAGAATTCTCCTTTATTTGTAATTACTGTTTTATACACTGATCATTGAACGTACTTTTTTCTCCACATCTTTTGAAACCAGTGCTGGCTGGCGGAGGTTACGTTTGCGTTTTGTGCTTTTTTTATTGAGAATATGACTCTTAAAAGCCTTTTTTCTCTTAACGTGACCGTTTGCAGTAAGACTGAAACGTTTTTTCGCCGCTGAGCGACTTTTCATCTTAGGCATAATGACTCCCCGTTTTATTGGTTGTTTTCCTGTGATTTCTTTTTCTCAATCTCTATTTTCCGTTTGTACTCTTTTACCTTGGCTTTATCAGGAACATATATGGAGATCATGTTCCGCCCTTCCATTTTTGCCACTGTTTCAAGCTGTGCGATATCCGAAAGACAGCCGTCCAGACGATCCAGAACCTGCCTTCCAAAATCAAGATGGGCAATTTCTCTGCCTCTGAACACTACTGTGGCCTTAACTCTGTCACCTTTAAGAATAAATTTCCTGGCATGTTCCATTTTAAAATTGAAATCGTGTTCATCAGTTTTTGGGTGAAATTTCACCTCCTTAAGATGAACTACGTGCTGCTTCTTTTTGGCCTCTTTGGCCTTTTTTGATTTTTCATACTTAAATTTCCCGTAATCCATTATACGGCATACAGGGGGAGAAGCAGTAGGTGCAACTTCGACAAGATCAAGACCAAAGTCCTCTGCTCTGGACAGTGCATCTTCAATGGGCAGTATCCCAAGCGCTTCTCCGTCCGGTGAAATCACCCTGACGTTTGGCACCCGAATTTCTGTGTTGATACGTGTAGTTTCCTCTCGTCGTTGTGGCATACGAAATCTGTTAATACAAACCTCCTGGTTTACTGTTTATTATTCCTGAAAACCGATTTCAGACTGCCGGATGAGTTCAGAGATGAATTCATCTGCACTAATGGTGCCCAAATCACCTTTAGTGTGGCGTCGAAGTGATACTGTTCCGGTTTCCTGTTCTTTTTCTCCTGCAATTGCCATGAAAGGGATTTTCTTCAGTTCCGCATCTCGTATCTTATAACCGATCTTCTCATTCCTGTTGTCAAGCTCAATTCTTATCCCCGCTTTTCTGCCCTTCTCCTTGAGCTCAGTTGCGTAATCCAGATATTTATCTGAAATGGGGAGTACCCTGCACTGGACAGGAGATAGCCATACAGGCATATCACCACCGAAGTGCTCAAGCAGTATTCCGATAAATCTCTCCATAGAACCGAGCAGTGCACGGTGTATCATTACCGGCCTTTTCTTCTCTCCGTCTGCATCTGTGTACTCAAGATCAAATCTCTCAGGCATGCTGAAGTCAAGCTGTATGGTCCCGCACTGCCAGCTGCGCCTGAGTACGTCCCGTATGTGGAAATCAATTTTGGGCCCGTAAAAAGCTCCGTCTCCGGGATTGAGCTGATAGTCGATATCGCCATCTTCCAGTACATTTTTAAGTGCATTTTCCGCTTTTTCCCAGATATCCAGTGATCCGATGTAGTTTTCGGGCCTGGTTGAAAGCTCGATTCTGTATTCACTAAAACTAAATGTCTTATAGATCATCATTATAAAACCGATAACTTCAGCTATCTGTTCCTCAATCTGATCGGGAAGACAAAATATATGAGCATCATCCTGAGTGAACTGCCTTGCTCTGAAGAGTCCGTGGAGAACTCCCGCTTTCTCATGGCGGTGAACTAATCCAAACTCGCAATACTTTAGGGGAAATTCCCTGTATGAGTGTGCGGCATTTTTGTATATCAAAAGTCCACCCGGACAGTTCATCGGCTTAACCGCATGCATCGTCTCATCTATCTGAGTGAAATACATATTTTCTCTGTATTTGTCCCAGTGTCCGCTTCTCCTCCACAATTCCTCATTTAGTATAACTGGAGTTTTAATCTCCTGATAACCTGCTTTGATATGCTCTTTTCTGACAAAGTCGAGGATGGCGTTATAGATGACCATTCCGTTTGGATGCCAGAAAGGAAAACCTACACCCTCCTGATGAAAGGAAAACAGATCCAGTTCCTTGCCTAATTTACGGTGATCCCGTTTTTGAGCTTCCTCAAGAAGTCTAAGATGCTCATCAAGCATCGATTGTTTAGGAAAGGAGATACCGTAGATGCGCTGAAGCATCGGATTCTTCTCATTTCCACGCCAGTAAGCCCCTGCTACATTAAGCAATTTGAATGCCTTTATGTAGCCGGTATTGGGAATATGGGGACCACGACACAGATCTGCCCAGTCATTTTGTATATATAATGAAACCTCACCTTCAATATCTTCAAGCAACTCAAGCTTATAAGGTTCGTTTTTACTGCGGAACGTCTCACGTGCCTCCTGAATAGAGATCTCTTTGCGCTTAAGAGGGACTTTCTGGCTGATTATCTCTTTTGCCCTCTTTTCTATCTTCGCAAGGTCCTCAGGAGTGAAGGGGTTTTCCATCTCAAAATCGTAATAAAACCCGTTTTCAATAGCCGGACCGATAGCGATTTTTGCATCCGGGAAGAGCTCCTGTACCGCCTGGGCGAGAATATGGGACGAGGAGTGCCAGAATATCTCTTTTCCCTCAGGGGAATCGAAGGTGATTATCGAAACACGATCATCTTCTTTTAGCGGCGTGGAGAGATCTTTGAGTTCATCATTGATTTTGCAGGCAATAGCTGCTTTGGCAAGCCGGGGACTGATAGCTTTAGCAATATCCAAGGCTGTACAGTTTTCCTCTGCTTGAAAACTTTTTCCATCAGGTAGTATAATATTCATCTTTTACTCTCAAAAGCAAGGGCATTACCCAACATATACTGAGTAAAGCTGTGCTGAAACATTGTTCCTCTGTTTCATTATATACCACCAGTATTCATACTGAGTGGTGCCCCGGGGTAAGAGGTGAACCGAGGAGCATGTCGGAGGATAAATGGGCGTTACTGGATTTGAACCAGTGACCCCTACCATGTCAAGGTAGTACTCTAACCAACTGAGCTAAACGCCCTTAATCCTTATTTGTCTCTGATACTAGCAGAAAGGCCACATTAAAACAGATGTTTAATGCAGGTAATGCAATATAATTAAATGCGGAAAGGGTGTCAAAATGTTTAAATCATGTGGCATAATATTTCTGAGCTTTGAAAATTTCGCATTGAACCCCAACTAAACCACCAGAGATGGTGTAGATACTACAGCCGCAAACAATACCAGTTTGCCATGGCACGTTTTGTTGTATGCAGGAGCGGAGTAAATGAGGGCCCGTGAGTACAACTTCTAACAATATAAACTCATGGTCTGTGGAATGTGTAAAACTCAGATGGATGCAATTTGTTCCAGGTACTTCATCCTTCATGATAGATCATCACCCGGATATTTCGTTTGGAAATATGAACAGATGACCTTAAAACAAGTAAAGTTGAGGAAGCCAATGAAATACACAAGATGCAAATAAGTGAGAAATGTGTCTATGGTGTTAAAACGACAAAACCCCGGAGATATCTCCGGGGTTTGTTGGAAATGGGAGATATTCCGGAATAGTTAATATTACTCCAGATATTTATAATACTTGCGTAAAGAGCCGATATAGCCACAGTTTAAGACCACACCCGCAATTTTCTCCTCCAAAGCCGGATACTCTCCTATTTTGTTTTTCAAGTGTACAATGTTTGTTTCTCCCGCTTTAACAACAAACAGATATTTTGGAAAACACTCATTAATCACAGCTGCATCGCATACTGCCCCGAGGGGCGGAGAATCAAAAATTATAACTTCATACATTGAAGAGAGAATCTCCTTTGTTTTTTTGAAGCGCATAGAGCTAAGAAGTTCAGAGGAGTTCTTTGAGTGATCTCCACAGGGGATTATATGTAAATTGTTTATGTGTGTGGATCTGATTGCGGACATTACAGTTTTTTTTGTAACCTGCTCTTCAGTTAAGTTCGAAATTTCAAGCGTATTTTCATCTTCACAGTTTAAATTATCTGGATTGTGAGGTTTAAGAATATGATAAAATCCTGGAGACTTTTCTACTCCAAAGAGCTGATGACATACCCCCTTTCGCAAATCCCCATCAATAAGCAGTGTTTTTTTGCCCTGCAGTGCGATAAACATGGCCAGATTAGCAGCTATTATCGATTTCCCCGCTTCGGCATCAAGACTGCTTACCACCATACTTTTATCACTCTCAGGTTCTAACATCATCAATACTTTACTGCGTAAGGATCTCAAAAGCTCCTTTGTGCAGTCATTGCGATAATCAGAGGTAAGAAGCATATCAGCTCTTTCCGTTTGATAACTTCCGTTAGCAGATTTGCCTTTTTGTTTTTTAACTTCTTCTCCCCCCTCTTTATTTCGCCTGGATGATTTTGCTGGACCAACTTTTGGAATGGTTTCAAGTACTGTGTAAGGCGCCATTTTCCGCAATTCAAATTCGGTGCGTACTGTTTTATTTGTCATGTCAAAGACAACCGGGGGACCAAATGCACCAAGCAGACCAACTGCAAGACAAATGGCCAGCATTTTCATATAATCTGGTGGAGGTGGAATCGGGGGAACTGCATAGTCCAATATATAGACATCTGCCATTTCAATAGTCTGGGATATTTTTGCCTGGTTATACCTGTCCAATACCACAGTATAGATTTCTGAACTGATTCTGTGCTGACGTTCCAGCTCTGCAAGCTCCATCTCAGTTCCCGGAAGGTTCTGGAGTTTTGAGGAGAGATTTCTCATGTTTGCTGTTTTCTGATTTATTTCACTTTCAGATTTTGATATAAATGACTGCAGTTCTCTGATGACCTTAAGAAGGGTGTGCTCTATGTTTGCTTGCTTTTCCTGAATAATAGGATGGCTGCTGCTGTAGTTTACTTTCAGAGTTCTAAGTTCAGCCCGTAGTCTGTGAAGTTCCATCTGTAAAACAGCTCCGGAGGTGCTTCTCTGCTGGTTAAGGAAAACAAGTATCTCTTCACCTGACTGTATTCTGTTCAAACCTGAGGCCTGACTGATTTTTGCCAAAAGCTCCCTGGCATTTTCCACAATATCTCTTGTAGAGGAAACCGATGTTTCCATTGCAATCAGATTGTCTACTGTCTGCTGAGTGCTCCGTGTAAGCCCAACAGTTGGATTGTTTGTTCTGAAATTTTTCAGCTGAATATCTGCTTCCGAAAGGTTTTGCCACGCTTTGTCGTGTTGAACCTGCAGGGTTTGGAGCATTCTTTCGGTTTTCCTAATTTGAAACTGCTGTCTTCTTTCTACATATGCATCGGCAACAGTGTTCAGAATTTCAGCTATAAGCGGGTAATCCTTCCCCTTCAGAGATACTTCAATATGAAATATCTGCCTCCGGGCATCTGGGGGAGATATTTTCAGGCCGTAATAAAGCCACTCTATGGCGTCTGACATGCTGGAGATCGCAAAGGAGAAGGAGTGTGGGTTGCGCAGAAATTCTTCACTGTAGATCAGTTTTATCCCTGGAAGCATCTGCTCTTCAAGAGTTGAGAGCCTTCCACTGGCAAGCACACTGTGAGGCCCAAACCGACCCTGCCTGTAGCTTAGTGTGTAGGTGTCACTGTTGTAATTATCTATTGAGAAAAAGTATCGTCCAGGTTTTGCAGTCGAATCTACCTTTAGGTGTTGGAAAATTTTTTTTCGAGAATAATCAGATAACCATAATTGCAACGATAGCTCTTCAACAACTCTTCTTAGAAATGTTCTGGTCCTCATCAGTTCTGAATTACTATGATCAATATCTACCAAATCTATTAAAGTAACTACTGAAGGTGCTTTTTGCACCCCTATTAATACACTTGCACTGAGTTCAGGATCTGTCGAAGCGAATTTGAACATATATATTACCGCAACAGCGGTTAAAATGGGACCACTGGCTGCGATCCAAAATTTCCATCTCCAAACCAGCCTCAGGTAGTGCATGGCATAATGGGTGAAATCAGTTTCCCGGAGTGGTGTTGTTGTCTGTTGTTGAGGGGTCACAATACATTACCTCTTTGTGAAGGTTTCAAATCCAAAAGGATCAGTGGCTTTTGAAGCCACTGAGCTTAACCTGAATACTTTCTAACCACGTTACGCTGGTCTAATTAAACTTTTTGATTTTTTTGTAGTTAGCCAAAATGAGAATAATTAATCCGGGTGTTAACAAAGCGAAAGTCGAAGGTTCCGGAACCGGGACAGAGAGTGAAAACTGCTCGCTTCCACCATCAGAAAAGGACTGAGCATGGAGCAAAATATCAAACTGCCCGTTATTGATTGAGTTAATAAGGGAATTGAATGTATTGTCATCGGTAAAAGTAAACAACATTCCAAGTGACTCTCCGGTAGTTATACCATTTAGGGGTTTGTTGGGTGTTGTTGATAAAGCTCTGGATGTAGCTCCGAAACTAAACTGGGGGTGTGGATCGTCAATGTAATCAAAAGACAGTCCGTCCACAACGGTGATATACTCAAAGTTATCAAAGTCCAGAGTTTTAAAATCATCTTTAAAGAGAATTCTTGTGATTATTGCCTCTTGATCACCAGAATTTGAAAAGATAAACCTGACCTGATTATCATCAAGCTCCTCTACTCCCATTGTAAACTGATTTATACCTGTGGCAATATTTTCTGGGTTATGACCTGAATAACCATCAAAGCGGTATTCGATGATATCGGAATAGCCAGCTGCGGAAATGATCAGAGTGATCAGCAATGCAAATCTTGAGGCTTTCATAAGTTTCTCCTTGTAAAGTTTATTCTGCCTACTCTCAACAGACAAATTTTATGCCAAGATAAAGAACAGAGCAGTAAGTCAGAGAGATTGCGATTACACAGGAATGGAAAGCGGGAATTTGCCGGAAACAATTACAAAACTAAAGTTCTCATTTGTACCTCCTTGCCTAATTTGTCTCACATCCTTTCAATAGATTAACTTCTGTTCCAAAACGGAGAACGGAGCAGCAAGTTTCAAAGTAACCACATTTACAAAAAGCAAGACTTATGCCGCAATTTCCTCATTGCGCTGGGCCTGCCATTCTCTTTCCCTGGAGCTGTTTTTCGCGACCCCGGACCAAATATACCGGCTCTCCTTTCCTCCCTATTTTCCTGCAACCTCCACTTTTTCAATCACTCCCTTTTGTCTGATCACAATCACATTTTTCCGGCTTTTCTCGATTCTCATCAGGGCAAACAACACACCCCCAAGGAGTATTAGAGCAAAGACAAATATTGGTTTACCGCCCTGGGTGTGAAGGGGTCCGAAAAGAAAAGATGGATCCACATGTATGGAAAGCAAAGTGAGAGCAACAATGCGCACCGCATTCTTGAAAACCGTAATCGGTACAATTGACATCAAAAGAAGAAGCCTATACCTCTTTTTCCTTAGGAAAAGCTCTGCAGCGATGATTCCTGCAAGGAAAAGTGACAAGCTGGAACGAATTCCACTGCACTCAGGCGCAATATGTATGCTTAAATCCTGAAGGTGAAACACCGATCCCGTTCTGATAAATTCAGTACCTGTCAGATGGAAAAGCAGATTAACGGTTTCTGCACTGCTTATCTGAAGAAAAAAAATCACACGGTTCAGCACAGCCTCTGGTAAAGGAGCTGCAAAGAGAAGAAATACAAATGGAAACGGTGCTTTACGCAGCATCTCTGTGCCAAAGAATAGTACAATAAGGCCTACAATAAAGAAAACAAGTGTTAGAGCGGAAAAAAACATCTGGTCATTGCTGCTTAAGGAATCGATAAAAAACCATCTGTGGAGAAATAAAAGCAACGACAGCACAATCAGAGCTGCTCCCACTCTGTAACCAGGTAATGGGGAGGGCAGAAGACAATTTCTGTAGAAGTAAAAGAACATCAGGCTTACACCAGGAACCAAAAGGATATATGAAAAGGTACCACTTTTGCGGGCAAAAGAGATTAGTTCCAGAACAAGAGGTGAGGCCAGGAGCAGCCCGCCAAACAGAATCTTAAAAAAAAGTAAAACTCTGATTTTCATAATAAAACTTTTTTCCGGTTAATGTTAAAAGGTTACACACAAACAGCTTAAAATTGATATATGTTTAAACGAAAACCACTTGTAATATTTGTATCACTGCTTTGTTTACTCCTTACCATTTCGGTATTCCACAAAAGCATACTTACCGAAACTGCACGGTATTTAAGTGTGTCAAAGCCAGTCGATGGTGAAATCCTGATCGTTGAGGCCTGGATAAATCACGGTGCGATAATCGAAGCTGTTGAGGTGTTTAAAAGAGGCGCTTATAAATACCTTCTCGTTACAGGAAATCGCGATTACCTACCTTCTGCAATTCAAACAATAAAGCATACCGGATTGCAGGATGAGTTTATCAGGATATCAGAAATACCGAACGACTCCACCGGTCACAACACTTTTGACATGGCCTATGCGGCAAAAAACTGGCTCAGAACCAATGATCCATCAATTGAAGTTTTTGACGTATTTACAGAATCTGTGCACGGGAGAAAATCTTGGGTCGTATTCAGACGTGTATTTGGTGAAGAATTTGAGGTTGGAATCAAATCATCCCTTTATTGGCACTATGGCATTGAGGGATGGTGGAAATCCAGAGCAGGTATAAGGTGTTACTTAAAAAGCTACTTAGGCTATGTCTATGCCTTGATTTGGCCATTTAGCCTCTATACTTAACTCGCTGTTATTTCTGGTCAATTCGGTAAAAAGTGAACAGACCTTTTGTTCAGATAAAATCTACTTCTTTCTCGAAATGAATTGATCTCATTTATTTCTGTTGGTGTTTGAACTGCTATTTTCGTGACCAATCATCTTTACTCAGACTCATTAATCACCATCTGATACTTTCCTGAGAGCTGTGGTGGTATATCATCCACGTAATCAAATGTTAGTTTTGTGCGTTTACCGAAATTCTTTTCAACAATCTGCTTTAGTGCTTTTTCTGCAACTGTTCTGAATTGAGAATTCAGAATAAGCCTAACCTTTATATCTTTATTTTTTGTATAAACGATCTGAAATCTCTTAACTTTAAGTGCAAGATCTGCGTCCATAAAGGCACGGCCCCAGAAGTTTGTTGAGATCATCTTTCCTTCCTTTGTATAAAAAGCTTCCCCGGTCCTGCCACTTAAATTTTTTATAATCTGCAAATGTCGTCCGCAAGGGCACCTTTCATTCACCACTTCACCAAGGTCCCCGGTTCTGTATCTTATAAAAGGCATAGGGGAGGGGTTCAGGCTT from the Chitinispirillum alkaliphilum genome contains:
- a CDS encoding translation initiation factor IF-3, encoding MISPDGEALGILPIEDALSRAEDFGLDLVEVAPTASPPVCRIMDYGKFKYEKSKKAKEAKKKQHVVHLKEVKFHPKTDEHDFNFKMEHARKFILKGDRVKATVVFRGREIAHLDFGRQVLDRLDGCLSDIAQLETVAKMEGRNMISIYVPDKAKVKEYKRKIEIEKKKSQENNQ
- a CDS encoding PEP-CTERM domain protein, with the translated sequence MKASRFALLITLIISAAGYSDIIEYRFDGYSGHNPENIATGINQFTMGVEELDDNQVRFIFSNSGDQEAIITRILFKDDFKTLDFDNFEYITVVDGLSFDYIDDPHPQFSFGATSRALSTTPNKPLNGITTGESLGMLFTFTDDNTFNSLINSINNGQFDILLHAQSFSDGGSEQFSLSVPVPEPSTFALLTPGLIILILANYKKIKKFN
- a CDS encoding capsular exopolysaccharide family protein EpsD; protein product: MLASGRLSTLEEQMLPGIKLIYSEEFLRNPHSFSFAISSMSDAIEWLYYGLKISPPDARRQIFHIEVSLKGKDYPLIAEILNTVADAYVERRQQFQIRKTERMLQTLQVQHDKAWQNLSEADIQLKNFRTNNPTVGLTRSTQQTVDNLIAMETSVSSTRDIVENARELLAKISQASGLNRIQSGEEILVFLNQQRSTSGAVLQMELHRLRAELRTLKVNYSSSHPIIQEKQANIEHTLLKVIRELQSFISKSESEINQKTANMRNLSSKLQNLPGTEMELAELERQHRISSEIYTVVLDRYNQAKISQTIEMADVYILDYAVPPIPPPPDYMKMLAICLAVGLLGAFGPPVVFDMTNKTVRTEFELRKMAPYTVLETIPKVGPAKSSRRNKEGGEEVKKQKGKSANGSYQTERADMLLTSDYRNDCTKELLRSLRSKVLMMLEPESDKSMVVSSLDAEAGKSIIAANLAMFIALQGKKTLLIDGDLRKGVCHQLFGVEKSPGFYHILKPHNPDNLNCEDENTLEISNLTEEQVTKKTVMSAIRSTHINNLHIIPCGDHSKNSSELLSSMRFKKTKEILSSMYEVIIFDSPPLGAVCDAAVINECFPKYLFVVKAGETNIVHLKNKIGEYPALEEKIAGVVLNCGYIGSLRKYYKYLE
- a CDS encoding Threonyl-tRNA synthetase, which codes for MNIILPDGKSFQAEENCTALDIAKAISPRLAKAAIACKINDELKDLSTPLKEDDRVSIITFDSPEGKEIFWHSSSHILAQAVQELFPDAKIAIGPAIENGFYYDFEMENPFTPEDLAKIEKRAKEIISQKVPLKRKEISIQEARETFRSKNEPYKLELLEDIEGEVSLYIQNDWADLCRGPHIPNTGYIKAFKLLNVAGAYWRGNEKNPMLQRIYGISFPKQSMLDEHLRLLEEAQKRDHRKLGKELDLFSFHQEGVGFPFWHPNGMVIYNAILDFVRKEHIKAGYQEIKTPVILNEELWRRSGHWDKYRENMYFTQIDETMHAVKPMNCPGGLLIYKNAAHSYREFPLKYCEFGLVHRHEKAGVLHGLFRARQFTQDDAHIFCLPDQIEEQIAEVIGFIMMIYKTFSFSEYRIELSTRPENYIGSLDIWEKAENALKNVLEDGDIDYQLNPGDGAFYGPKIDFHIRDVLRRSWQCGTIQLDFSMPERFDLEYTDADGEKKRPVMIHRALLGSMERFIGILLEHFGGDMPVWLSPVQCRVLPISDKYLDYATELKEKGRKAGIRIELDNRNEKIGYKIRDAELKKIPFMAIAGEKEQETGTVSLRRHTKGDLGTISADEFISELIRQSEIGFQE
- a CDS encoding 50S ribosomal protein L35p: MPKMKSRSAAKKRFSLTANGHVKRKKAFKSHILNKKSTKRKRNLRQPALVSKDVEKKVRSMISV
- a CDS encoding Eight transmembrane protein EpsH, which translates into the protein MFFYFYRNCLLPSPLPGYRVGAALIVLSLLLFLHRWFFIDSLSSNDQMFFSALTLVFFIVGLIVLFFGTEMLRKAPFPFVFLLFAAPLPEAVLNRVIFFLQISSAETVNLLFHLTGTEFIRTGSVFHLQDLSIHIAPECSGIRSSLSLFLAGIIAAELFLRKKRYRLLLLMSIVPITVFKNAVRIVALTLLSIHVDPSFLFGPLHTQGGKPIFVFALILLGGVLFALMRIEKSRKNVIVIRQKGVIEKVEVAGK